One genomic segment of Pandoraea sputorum includes these proteins:
- a CDS encoding class I SAM-dependent rRNA methyltransferase: MNTLTLKPGKEKSLLRRHPWIYATAVARVDGNPASGATVVVRAADGRFLARAAFSPVSAIRARVWTFNENEPVDHAFFKRRVSAALAYREEMVHDTGATRLLFGEADGLPGLIVDRYQSAPGQPQTDQLVCQFMAAGVEAWKDAITKALVGATGCPNVYERSDAAVREREGLPSITGVLAGAEPPEAPELLTTHENGVKYYVDVRNGHKTGFYVDQRDNRRLVQQQAKGRDVLNCFCYTGGFSLAALAGGAQSVLSIDSSGEALAIGARNVELNGFDAARAEWRDADVFKTLRALREEGRTFDMIVLDPPKFAPSAHHVDRAARAYKDINMAGFRLLRPGGQLLTYSCSGAIDADLFQKIVAGAAVDAGVDARILRRLSAGMDHPMLTQFPEGEYLKGLWLQRM; this comes from the coding sequence CCGCCGTGGCGCGTGTGGACGGCAACCCGGCCTCCGGTGCCACGGTCGTGGTGCGGGCCGCCGACGGCCGTTTCCTCGCGCGCGCCGCATTCAGCCCGGTGTCGGCCATTCGCGCCCGCGTGTGGACGTTCAACGAAAACGAGCCGGTCGATCACGCGTTCTTCAAGCGTCGCGTGTCGGCGGCGCTGGCGTACCGCGAAGAGATGGTGCACGACACGGGCGCGACACGTCTGCTCTTCGGTGAGGCCGATGGCCTGCCGGGCCTGATCGTCGACCGTTATCAGTCCGCGCCGGGCCAGCCGCAGACCGATCAACTCGTCTGCCAGTTCATGGCGGCGGGGGTTGAAGCCTGGAAGGACGCCATTACCAAGGCGCTCGTGGGCGCGACCGGCTGCCCGAACGTCTATGAGCGTTCCGACGCGGCGGTGCGCGAGCGTGAAGGGCTGCCGAGCATTACCGGCGTGCTGGCCGGGGCCGAGCCGCCCGAAGCCCCCGAGTTGCTGACGACCCATGAAAACGGGGTGAAGTACTACGTCGACGTGCGCAACGGGCACAAGACCGGCTTCTACGTCGACCAGCGCGATAACCGTCGGCTCGTCCAGCAACAGGCCAAGGGCCGCGACGTGCTGAACTGCTTCTGCTATACCGGCGGCTTCTCGCTGGCGGCGCTGGCAGGTGGCGCGCAGAGTGTGCTGTCGATCGATTCGTCGGGTGAGGCGCTGGCGATTGGCGCGCGCAACGTCGAACTGAACGGATTCGACGCCGCCCGTGCCGAGTGGCGCGATGCGGACGTCTTCAAGACGCTGCGCGCCCTGCGCGAAGAAGGCCGTACGTTCGACATGATCGTGCTCGACCCGCCGAAGTTCGCGCCGTCGGCCCATCACGTGGACCGCGCCGCGCGGGCCTACAAGGACATCAATATGGCGGGCTTCCGTCTGCTGCGTCCGGGCGGTCAGTTGCTCACGTACTCGTGCTCGGGCGCGATCGACGCCGATCTGTTCCAGAAGATCGTGGCCGGTGCGGCCGTCGATGCCGGTGTCGACGCGCGTATCCTGCGTCGCCTGTCGGCCGGTATGGATCACCCGATGCTGACGCAATTCCCCGAAGGCGAATACCTCAAGGGGCTTTGGTTGCAGCGTATGTAA
- a CDS encoding DMT family transporter, with the protein MSLTALALVVTAAFLHATWNFVAKRIDTREGGGPQLVFLYALLTVVIYTPLALYFLAGQASWPSALGWGVITVSALLHYGYTLVLQRGYRVGDLSVVYPLARGTGPLLSSIGAIVLLGERPGWLALVGIALVVCGVLVIAGGERLFRRGSMHAGAGWGVLTGGFIAAYTLADAYAMRTLMLAPLVYYYLENVLRVVLSAPTAFSRPARIAVLWQANWRKILIISTISPISYFLILTALKYAPVSHVAPAREMSMMVAALLGVRVLGEGEMHRRVGGAVLIALGVVGLTLG; encoded by the coding sequence ATGTCGCTCACCGCCCTCGCCCTCGTTGTCACCGCCGCGTTTCTGCATGCCACCTGGAATTTCGTCGCCAAGCGCATCGACACGCGCGAAGGCGGTGGCCCGCAATTGGTCTTTCTCTACGCCCTGCTGACCGTCGTGATCTACACGCCGCTGGCGCTGTATTTCCTCGCAGGACAAGCCAGTTGGCCGTCGGCGCTCGGCTGGGGTGTCATCACCGTCAGCGCCCTGTTGCATTACGGCTACACCCTGGTCTTGCAGCGCGGCTACCGCGTGGGCGATCTCTCGGTCGTCTATCCGCTCGCACGCGGCACCGGCCCGTTGCTGTCGTCCATCGGCGCCATCGTGCTGCTGGGCGAGCGCCCGGGGTGGCTGGCGCTGGTGGGCATTGCGCTGGTCGTCTGTGGCGTGCTCGTGATTGCCGGTGGCGAACGGCTGTTCCGGCGCGGCAGCATGCATGCAGGCGCTGGCTGGGGCGTGCTGACGGGCGGATTCATTGCGGCTTACACGCTGGCGGATGCCTACGCCATGCGCACCCTGATGCTCGCACCGCTCGTCTACTACTACCTGGAAAACGTGCTGCGGGTCGTGTTGTCCGCGCCGACGGCATTCTCCCGTCCGGCCCGCATCGCCGTGCTGTGGCAGGCCAACTGGCGCAAGATCCTGATCATTTCCACGATCTCGCCGATCTCCTACTTCCTGATCCTGACAGCGCTCAAATACGCGCCCGTCTCGCATGTCGCCCCGGCGCGGGAGATGTCGATGATGGTGGCTGCGCTGCTTGGTGTGCGGGTGCTGGGAGAGGGGGAGATGCACCGCCGCGTGGGCGGTGCCGTACTGATCGCCTTGGGTGTGGTCGGTCTCACGCTGGGCTGA
- a CDS encoding Fur family transcriptional regulator: MSLTQLQPYLEAARTSLQEQSGRVTSGRVRVLALLLKAGRPLTHQEVLADLATDADPLDRVTAYRVLDWLVAQGWAIKQAGDDRIFRFVMAEHVDPERASAPRPHTQHGHFRCVRCHRTFCLDDWPQHPQLSERELKRLPKGFVGEQVELLIHGTCAQCAGATN, translated from the coding sequence ATGAGCCTTACTCAATTACAACCGTATCTGGAAGCCGCCCGCACAAGCTTGCAGGAGCAATCTGGCCGCGTGACTTCGGGGCGTGTTCGCGTGCTGGCCTTGCTGCTCAAGGCAGGCCGCCCGCTCACCCATCAGGAAGTACTGGCCGATCTGGCGACCGACGCCGATCCGCTCGACCGCGTGACGGCCTACCGCGTGCTCGACTGGCTGGTCGCGCAGGGCTGGGCGATCAAGCAGGCGGGCGACGACCGTATCTTCCGCTTCGTCATGGCCGAGCACGTCGATCCCGAGCGTGCGAGCGCGCCGCGTCCGCATACGCAGCACGGTCATTTCCGCTGTGTACGCTGCCATCGAACTTTTTGTCTTGACGATTGGCCCCAGCATCCCCAATTGAGTGAGCGCGAACTCAAGCGCCTGCCCAAGGGTTTCGTGGGCGAACAGGTCGAGCTGCTGATTCATGGCACCTGCGCCCAATGCGCGGGCGCTACCAACTGA
- a CDS encoding CobW family GTP-binding protein, whose amino-acid sequence MTPVTILTGFLGSGKTTLLKRILTEAHGMKIAVIENEFGEENIDNDILVQDNAEQIVQMSNGCICCTIRGDLVQALSDLNSQRDAGSIQFDRVVIETTGLANPGPVAQTFFIDDEVADTYRLDAIITLVDAKHGQQQLDQHEVVQRQVGFADRLFITKADLVTPDALDDLKHRLAHMNPRAPQQVVDFGQADLKQIFDIHGFNLNDKLDIDPDFLAADEHAHDHGHDHDHDHSHCDHDHGKCDHEGHDHGHAHHHHHAHHDDAIKSFVFRSEKQFDPAKLEDFLGSILQVYGERLLRYKGVLNMRGIDRRVVFQGVHQMMGSDVGTKWQPGETPNTKMVFIGAELPKDIILQGLERCLV is encoded by the coding sequence ATGACTCCCGTCACCATCCTGACCGGCTTTCTCGGCAGCGGTAAAACCACGCTGCTCAAGCGCATCCTGACCGAAGCGCACGGCATGAAGATCGCCGTCATCGAAAACGAATTCGGTGAAGAGAACATCGACAACGACATCCTCGTGCAGGACAACGCCGAGCAGATCGTGCAGATGAGCAACGGCTGCATCTGCTGCACGATCCGGGGCGATCTGGTGCAGGCGCTGTCCGATCTGAACAGCCAGCGCGACGCCGGTTCGATCCAGTTCGACCGCGTGGTCATCGAGACGACCGGCCTGGCGAACCCCGGCCCGGTGGCGCAGACCTTCTTCATCGACGACGAAGTGGCCGACACCTACCGTCTGGATGCCATCATCACGCTGGTCGACGCCAAGCACGGCCAGCAGCAACTCGATCAGCACGAAGTGGTGCAGCGTCAGGTGGGCTTCGCCGACCGTCTGTTCATTACGAAGGCCGATCTGGTGACGCCGGACGCCCTCGACGACCTCAAGCACCGTCTCGCCCACATGAATCCGCGTGCGCCGCAGCAGGTGGTGGACTTCGGTCAGGCCGATCTGAAGCAGATCTTCGACATCCACGGCTTCAACCTGAACGACAAGCTCGACATCGATCCGGACTTCCTGGCCGCCGACGAGCACGCGCACGACCACGGCCACGACCATGACCACGATCATTCGCATTGCGACCATGACCATGGCAAGTGCGATCACGAAGGTCACGACCACGGGCACGCTCACCACCACCATCATGCGCATCACGACGACGCCATCAAGTCGTTCGTCTTCCGCAGCGAAAAACAATTCGATCCGGCCAAGCTGGAGGATTTCCTCGGGAGCATCCTACAGGTGTACGGCGAACGCTTATTGCGTTATAAAGGCGTATTAAACATGCGCGGTATCGACCGCCGGGTCGTGTTCCAGGGCGTTCACCAGATGATGGGTAGCGACGTGGGCACGAAGTGGCAACCCGGTGAGACGCCGAACACCAAGATGGTGTTCATTGGCGCGGAACTGCCGAAAGACATCATCCTGCAAGGGCTGGAACGCTGTCTGGTCTGA
- the dksA gene encoding RNA polymerase-binding protein DksA: MSKQRLLTEAEILKMSDKDYMNAAQLEFFKNRLEELQAEILRNAGQTTENLRETVVVPDPADRATIEEEHALELRTRDRERKLLKKVQQSLARIDSGDYGWCEETGEPIGVPRLLARPTATLSLEAQERRELRQKLFGD, translated from the coding sequence ATGAGCAAGCAACGACTTTTGACCGAGGCCGAAATTCTGAAGATGTCCGACAAGGACTACATGAATGCGGCTCAACTCGAATTCTTCAAGAATCGTCTGGAAGAGCTGCAAGCCGAAATTCTGCGTAATGCCGGGCAGACGACCGAGAACCTGCGGGAAACCGTGGTGGTTCCGGATCCGGCCGACCGCGCGACCATCGAAGAGGAACACGCGCTCGAGCTGCGCACTCGCGATCGCGAACGCAAGCTGCTGAAGAAGGTCCAGCAGTCGCTCGCCCGCATCGACTCGGGCGATTACGGCTGGTGCGAAGAAACCGGTGAGCCGATCGGCGTGCCGCGTCTGCTCGCCCGCCCGACGGCAACGCTGTCGCTCGAAGCGCAAGAGCGTCGCGAACTGCGTCAAAAACTGTTCGGCGACTGA
- a CDS encoding TonB-dependent receptor, whose translation MTSLAVQAAEVSTQAPAAAAAPATPPAAPDAALPVTFVTGNPLGRAAADLAAPLTELDGRALALRRATTLGETLDGLPGVSATSYGPNVSRPIIRGLDGDRIRVLQNGTASLDASSLSYDHAVAQDPLSIERVEIVRGPAALLYGGNAVGGVVNTIDNRIPREALNGISGATDFNYGGANRERAGAAQLEFGNGQFAFHVDGFARKSADLRIPGFARSAQQRARDDEDTKQPSGTLPNSDGQTSGAAAGASWTWANGYAGLSYSGYDSDYGTVAEENTRIRLRQQRLALASEVRNLSGPFTAFKFDFGYTDYEHKEIENGVTGTTFKNHGYEGRIEARHAKIGPLEGAVGVQFSQNTFSALGEEAFVPKSDTTNVALFALEEWAVNQAVKLSFGARIEHSSVKPSSGGNERFENLPSRNFTPGSVSAGAVFALAPAWSVAVNTSYTERAPTFYELYANGPHLATGVYEIGNAQAKMEKAFSTDLALRYESGPNKGSVGVFYSRFSNFIALNNTGLTAPGEEKPLPVYQYAGVPADLYGFEAQGRARVWQGLGDVDVELRGDYTIGRNRDTGEPLPRIAPLRLTAAVIYGLGHWGARLEMVHASNQGRVPSNDLTTNGYTTLGAALTYQFKAGGAQWLAYLKGENLTNQEVRLASSVLRDIAPQGGRAVRVGLRTTF comes from the coding sequence ATGACCAGCCTGGCAGTTCAGGCGGCGGAAGTGTCGACGCAAGCTCCGGCCGCCGCCGCTGCACCGGCTACCCCCCCGGCCGCGCCGGACGCTGCGCTACCCGTTACGTTCGTCACGGGGAACCCGCTCGGCCGCGCCGCCGCCGACCTCGCCGCCCCGCTCACGGAACTCGACGGCCGCGCGCTGGCCCTGCGCCGCGCCACCACGCTGGGCGAAACGCTGGACGGCTTGCCCGGCGTGTCGGCTACGTCGTACGGCCCGAATGTCAGCCGCCCGATCATTCGCGGGCTCGACGGCGACCGCATTCGCGTGTTGCAAAACGGCACGGCTTCGCTCGATGCTTCGTCACTCTCCTACGATCACGCTGTGGCACAGGACCCGCTCTCCATCGAGCGCGTGGAAATCGTGCGCGGCCCGGCGGCGCTGCTCTATGGCGGTAACGCCGTCGGCGGTGTGGTCAACACTATCGACAACCGTATCCCCCGCGAAGCGCTCAACGGCATTTCCGGCGCGACCGACTTCAACTACGGCGGTGCGAACCGCGAGCGCGCAGGCGCAGCGCAGCTCGAATTCGGCAACGGCCAGTTCGCATTTCACGTCGACGGCTTTGCACGCAAGAGCGCCGATCTGCGCATTCCGGGCTTCGCCCGCTCGGCGCAACAACGCGCACGCGACGACGAAGACACGAAGCAACCGTCGGGCACCCTGCCCAATAGCGATGGCCAGACCAGTGGCGCGGCTGCCGGCGCCTCCTGGACGTGGGCCAATGGCTACGCCGGACTGTCGTACTCCGGTTACGACTCCGATTACGGCACCGTCGCCGAGGAGAACACGCGCATTCGTCTGCGTCAGCAACGTCTCGCACTCGCAAGTGAAGTACGGAACCTGAGCGGCCCGTTCACGGCGTTCAAGTTCGACTTTGGCTACACCGACTACGAACACAAGGAAATCGAGAACGGCGTGACGGGCACGACGTTCAAGAACCACGGCTACGAGGGACGCATCGAAGCGCGTCACGCGAAGATCGGGCCACTCGAAGGCGCCGTCGGTGTGCAGTTCTCGCAGAACACGTTCTCCGCGCTCGGCGAAGAAGCGTTCGTGCCCAAGAGCGACACCACCAACGTGGCGCTGTTCGCGCTCGAAGAGTGGGCCGTCAATCAGGCCGTGAAGCTCTCGTTCGGCGCCCGCATCGAGCATTCCAGCGTGAAGCCGAGTTCCGGCGGTAATGAGCGCTTCGAGAACCTGCCGTCGCGTAACTTCACACCGGGCAGCGTCTCGGCAGGCGCAGTGTTCGCGCTGGCACCGGCATGGTCGGTGGCAGTGAACACCTCATACACCGAGCGCGCGCCGACGTTCTACGAGTTGTACGCGAACGGCCCGCACCTCGCGACCGGCGTGTACGAGATCGGCAACGCGCAGGCGAAGATGGAAAAGGCCTTCTCCACCGACCTGGCGCTGCGCTACGAGAGCGGTCCCAACAAGGGCAGCGTGGGCGTGTTCTACAGCCGCTTCTCGAACTTCATCGCGCTGAACAATACCGGCCTCACAGCGCCTGGCGAAGAGAAGCCGCTGCCCGTGTATCAGTACGCCGGGGTGCCCGCCGACCTCTACGGCTTCGAGGCACAGGGCCGCGCGCGCGTGTGGCAGGGCTTGGGCGATGTCGACGTCGAACTGCGCGGCGACTACACCATTGGCCGCAATCGCGACACGGGCGAACCGCTGCCGCGTATCGCGCCGTTGCGTCTGACGGCGGCAGTTATCTACGGACTGGGCCATTGGGGGGCGCGTCTGGAAATGGTGCACGCGAGCAATCAGGGACGTGTCCCGTCCAACGATCTGACGACGAACGGCTACACCACGCTGGGCGCTGCGCTCACCTATCAGTTCAAGGCGGGCGGTGCGCAGTGGCTGGCCTATCTGAAGGGCGAGAACCTGACCAATCAGGAAGTGCGTCTCGCGAGTTCGGTGCTGCGCGACATTGCGCCGCAGGGCGGCCGTGCCGTTCGCGTGGGGTTGCGCACAACGTTCTAA
- the hslV gene encoding ATP-dependent protease subunit HslV, whose product MEQYHGTTIVSVRRGDQVALGGDGQVTLGNIVMKGTARKVRTIYDGKVMVGFAGATADAFSLLDRFEAKLQKHQGHLTRSAVELAKDWRTDRMLRRLEAMMIVADAETTLVITGNGDVLDPEGGVAAIGSGGSYAQAAARALVENTDLTPAEIVKKALTIAGEMCIYTNDNHIIESLPPKAAK is encoded by the coding sequence ATGGAGCAATATCACGGCACCACCATCGTCTCCGTTCGGCGCGGCGATCAGGTCGCGCTTGGCGGTGACGGACAGGTCACGCTCGGCAACATCGTGATGAAGGGCACGGCGCGCAAGGTCCGCACGATCTATGACGGCAAGGTCATGGTCGGTTTTGCGGGCGCCACCGCAGACGCCTTCTCGCTGCTCGATCGTTTCGAGGCGAAGCTCCAGAAGCATCAGGGGCACCTCACGCGCTCGGCCGTCGAACTCGCAAAGGACTGGCGCACCGATCGTATGCTGCGCCGCCTCGAAGCGATGATGATCGTCGCCGACGCGGAAACCACGCTGGTCATCACCGGTAACGGCGATGTGCTCGATCCGGAAGGCGGTGTGGCGGCCATCGGTTCGGGCGGTTCGTATGCACAGGCGGCAGCACGCGCGCTGGTCGAAAATACCGACCTGACGCCGGCCGAGATCGTCAAGAAGGCGCTGACGATCGCGGGCGAAATGTGCATCTACACCAACGACAATCACATCATCGAATCGCTGCCGCCCAAGGCAGCGAAGTAA
- the hslU gene encoding ATP-dependent protease ATPase subunit HslU, with protein sequence MTHMTPSEIVSELDKHIIGQHKAKKAVAVALRNRWRRQQVAEPLRQEITPKNILMIGPTGVGKTEIARRLAKLADAPFIKVEATKFTEVGYVGRDVDSIVRDLAEIAIKQTREAEMKKVRTKAEDRAEDRILDLLLPTGRESSRDIRFGSASVEAEPGGEDNATRQTFRKRLREGALDDKEIELEVEIPAQGMEIMGPPGMEEMTEQIKGMFANLGNQKKKRQKLKIKDALKILTDEEASKMLNDEEVKQLALRNVEQNGIVFLDEIDKIATRSEVGGGDVSRQGVQRDLLPLVEGTTVSTKFGMIKTDHILFIASGAFHLAKPSDLIPELQGRFPIRVELESLSVEDFEAILTQTDASLVKQYQALLATEDVKLEFAPDGIKRLAEIAFSVNEKTENIGARRLYTVIEKLLEDISYSAGKQSNEVVTINTEYVNRFLEEVAQNEDLSRYVL encoded by the coding sequence ATGACCCATATGACCCCCTCCGAGATCGTTTCCGAACTCGACAAACACATCATCGGCCAGCACAAGGCCAAGAAGGCTGTTGCGGTGGCGTTGCGCAACCGCTGGCGTCGTCAGCAGGTGGCTGAGCCCCTGCGTCAGGAAATCACGCCGAAGAACATTCTGATGATCGGACCGACGGGCGTCGGCAAGACCGAAATCGCCCGCCGTCTGGCCAAACTCGCCGACGCGCCGTTCATCAAGGTCGAAGCCACTAAGTTCACCGAAGTCGGCTATGTGGGCCGCGACGTGGACAGCATCGTGCGCGACCTCGCGGAAATCGCGATCAAGCAAACGCGCGAAGCCGAAATGAAGAAGGTGCGCACCAAGGCCGAAGATCGTGCCGAGGACCGCATTCTCGACTTGCTGTTGCCGACGGGCCGTGAATCGTCGCGCGACATTCGTTTCGGTTCGGCATCGGTGGAAGCCGAGCCGGGCGGCGAAGATAACGCCACGCGTCAGACATTCCGCAAGCGTCTGCGCGAAGGTGCGCTCGACGACAAGGAAATCGAGCTCGAAGTCGAGATTCCGGCGCAGGGCATGGAAATCATGGGCCCGCCGGGAATGGAAGAAATGACCGAGCAGATCAAGGGCATGTTCGCGAATCTGGGCAACCAGAAGAAGAAGCGTCAGAAGCTCAAGATCAAGGACGCGCTCAAGATCCTGACCGACGAAGAAGCCTCGAAGATGCTCAACGACGAAGAGGTCAAGCAACTGGCGCTGCGCAACGTCGAACAGAACGGTATTGTGTTCCTCGACGAGATCGACAAGATCGCCACGCGCAGCGAAGTGGGCGGCGGCGACGTCTCGCGTCAGGGCGTGCAGCGCGACCTGCTGCCGCTGGTCGAAGGCACGACCGTGAGCACGAAGTTCGGCATGATCAAGACGGACCACATTCTGTTTATTGCGAGCGGTGCGTTCCATCTGGCCAAGCCGAGCGATCTGATTCCGGAACTGCAAGGCCGCTTCCCGATTCGCGTCGAACTCGAATCGCTGTCGGTCGAAGACTTCGAGGCGATTCTCACGCAAACGGACGCGAGCCTCGTGAAGCAGTATCAGGCATTGCTGGCGACCGAAGACGTGAAGCTCGAATTCGCACCGGACGGCATCAAGCGTCTTGCGGAGATTGCGTTCTCGGTCAACGAGAAGACGGAGAACATCGGCGCACGCCGTCTGTACACCGTCATCGAAAAGTTGCTCGAAGACATTTCGTACAGCGCAGGCAAGCAGTCCAACGAAGTCGTCACGATCAACACCGAGTACGTGAACCGCTTCCTGGAAGAGGTGGCGCAGAACGAAGATCTGTCGCGCTACGTGCTGTAA
- a CDS encoding response regulator transcription factor, translated as MNASHFLLIDDDVVFAETLARALTRRGYDVQIAADSAAALLAARTRQFDLISVDLHLGHDSGLPLIAPLRALQPKARMLVLTGYASIATAVQAVKDGADNYLAKPANADTILASLRSDASETQADEAIENPSPLSVARLEWEHIQRVLAEHNGNISATARALNMHRRTLQRKLLKRPVKQ; from the coding sequence ATGAACGCCTCCCACTTCCTTCTTATCGATGACGACGTCGTCTTTGCCGAAACGCTCGCCCGCGCCCTGACACGTCGCGGCTACGACGTGCAGATCGCCGCAGACAGCGCCGCCGCCTTGCTCGCCGCTCGCACGCGTCAGTTCGATCTCATCTCGGTCGACCTGCATCTCGGCCACGACTCCGGCCTGCCGCTCATCGCGCCGTTGCGCGCGCTGCAACCGAAAGCCCGCATGCTGGTACTGACCGGTTACGCAAGCATCGCCACCGCCGTGCAGGCCGTTAAGGACGGTGCAGACAACTATCTGGCCAAGCCAGCCAATGCCGATACGATCCTTGCATCGCTGCGCAGCGATGCGAGCGAAACGCAAGCGGACGAAGCCATCGAAAACCCCTCGCCGCTGTCGGTCGCGCGACTGGAGTGGGAACACATTCAGCGCGTGCTCGCCGAGCACAACGGCAACATCTCTGCGACTGCCCGCGCGCTGAACATGCACCGACGCACGTTGCAACGCAAACTGCTCAAGCGACCGGTCAAGCAGTGA
- a CDS encoding ATP-binding protein, producing the protein MTHFPIERTNVVQLFWLRCLAIVGQLATIGVAQLWLGVRLPLEPMLTIVALEVLFNVLTWIRARRGVERAKRRTDLDLMSQLLVDLAALTALLFFSGGATNPFVSLFLPGLAIAAAVLPWRNASQLALLSLVAYGALNFQYVPLDLADPGNLLRLHLAGMWVNFVVSVLVIAWFVSRMSRALRARDAQLARAEQRLLRDERMAALGAQAASVAHELGTPLSTMAVVVGELRSESLGNDALKSFEPDLQTLEQQIALCKSAIGHVQMRAAAPVRQAMAEWLPAFTTQWRLRHPQVQFQLHVPPELTTRIEDTVQVGQILTILLDNAAYFSPSSVTLDVAATPEDVRFTVCDEGPGMSAELRTRLGNSPVMSTHGGHGMGLYLAFASAQRLGGDITLAPNMPQGTRAELRLPMATFFFGSRSQT; encoded by the coding sequence ATGACTCATTTTCCCATCGAGCGAACCAACGTCGTCCAGCTTTTCTGGCTGCGCTGTCTGGCTATCGTCGGCCAGTTGGCGACCATCGGCGTCGCGCAACTCTGGTTAGGCGTGCGGCTTCCACTGGAGCCGATGCTCACCATCGTCGCGCTGGAAGTCCTGTTCAACGTGCTCACCTGGATACGCGCCCGACGCGGTGTCGAGCGGGCCAAGCGTCGCACCGATCTCGATCTGATGAGCCAGTTGCTCGTCGATCTGGCGGCCCTCACGGCGCTGCTGTTCTTCTCCGGCGGCGCGACCAATCCCTTCGTCTCGCTGTTCCTGCCCGGTCTGGCCATTGCCGCTGCCGTGTTGCCGTGGCGCAATGCGTCGCAACTGGCGCTGCTCTCGCTCGTCGCCTACGGCGCACTGAACTTCCAGTACGTGCCGCTCGATCTCGCCGACCCTGGCAATCTGCTGCGTCTGCATCTTGCCGGGATGTGGGTGAACTTCGTGGTCAGCGTGCTGGTGATCGCGTGGTTCGTCTCGCGCATGTCGCGCGCCCTGCGCGCTCGCGATGCGCAACTCGCCCGCGCCGAACAGCGTCTGTTGCGCGACGAACGGATGGCCGCGCTCGGCGCGCAGGCCGCAAGCGTCGCACACGAACTCGGCACGCCGCTCTCGACGATGGCCGTGGTCGTCGGCGAGCTTCGCAGCGAGAGTCTGGGCAACGACGCACTGAAGTCGTTCGAGCCCGATCTGCAAACGCTGGAGCAACAGATTGCGCTGTGCAAGAGCGCGATCGGGCATGTGCAGATGCGCGCGGCTGCACCGGTGCGTCAGGCGATGGCTGAATGGTTGCCCGCGTTCACCACGCAGTGGCGCTTGCGTCATCCACAGGTGCAATTTCAGTTACACGTGCCGCCGGAATTGACCACGCGCATCGAAGATACCGTGCAGGTCGGACAGATCCTGACGATCCTGCTCGATAATGCGGCGTACTTCAGTCCGTCGTCGGTCACGCTCGACGTGGCCGCCACGCCGGAAGACGTACGCTTCACCGTTTGCGACGAAGGCCCCGGCATGTCCGCCGAGTTGCGCACCCGGCTGGGCAACTCGCCCGTCATGAGCACGCACGGCGGACACGGCATGGGGCTGTATCTCGCCTTTGCCAGCGCACAACGTCTCGGCGGCGACATCACCCTCGCCCCCAACATGCCGCAAGGCACGCGCGCCGAATTGCGCCTGCCGATGGCCACTTTCTTCTTCGGTTCGCGGAGTCAGACATGA
- a CDS encoding copper chaperone PCu(A)C — protein MKHKLLVAAAFSLGMASASVFAQSQVDVSDAWARGTVPGQTSSAVYMTLQAHQATTLLSVSTPAAANAEVHEMKLEGTVMKMRALPKGLPLEANKPVALKPGSYHIMLTDLKGPLKKGDTVPVTLKFETADHKTSEQLVKATVRDLTSAPPAGGGMAGMAHGAHSQ, from the coding sequence ATGAAGCACAAGCTTTTGGTGGCGGCCGCATTCAGTCTTGGCATGGCGTCGGCCTCGGTCTTCGCTCAGTCGCAGGTGGATGTATCCGACGCGTGGGCGCGCGGTACGGTCCCGGGTCAGACATCGTCGGCCGTCTACATGACGCTCCAGGCGCATCAGGCAACCACGCTGCTCAGCGTGAGCACCCCCGCCGCCGCGAACGCCGAAGTGCATGAAATGAAGCTCGAAGGCACGGTGATGAAGATGCGCGCGCTGCCCAAGGGGCTGCCGCTGGAGGCCAACAAGCCGGTCGCACTCAAGCCGGGCAGCTATCACATCATGCTCACGGATCTGAAGGGCCCGCTCAAGAAGGGCGACACCGTGCCGGTGACGTTGAAGTTCGAGACGGCCGATCACAAGACGTCCGAGCAACTGGTGAAGGCTACCGTGCGTGACCTGACGTCGGCGCCGCCGGCCGGTGGCGGCATGGCTGGCATGGCCCACGGCGCACACAGCCAGTAA
- a CDS encoding cysteine-rich CWC family protein, giving the protein MCVEPVDPSRCPQCGTVVACGAIASGSGKTGSDGAAHEVQCWCLDWPHLPASARLGVGACLCPACLRAALVAAGVPVGGTAADPDISI; this is encoded by the coding sequence ATGTGTGTTGAGCCGGTCGATCCGTCGCGCTGCCCGCAGTGCGGCACGGTCGTGGCGTGTGGGGCGATCGCGTCGGGAAGCGGGAAGACGGGAAGCGACGGCGCAGCGCACGAGGTGCAATGCTGGTGCCTCGATTGGCCGCACCTGCCCGCGTCGGCCCGGCTGGGCGTGGGTGCCTGCCTCTGCCCGGCCTGCCTGCGCGCAGCGCTCGTCGCCGCTGGCGTGCCGGTCGGCGGCACCGCCGCCGATCCGGACATCTCTATTTAG